One region of Primulina tabacum isolate GXHZ01 chromosome 17, ASM2559414v2, whole genome shotgun sequence genomic DNA includes:
- the LOC142530768 gene encoding phospholipid:diacylglycerol acyltransferase 1-like isoform X2 → MDHMSLDNETGLDPPGVRIRAVNGLVAADYFAPGYFVWAVLIANLAQIGYEEKTMYMAAYDWRLSFQNTEVRDQTLSRIKSNIELMVATNGGNKAVIIPHSMGALYFLHFMKWVEAPAPMGGGGGPNWCAKHIKAVMNIGGPFLGVPKAVSMLFSAEARDIAVARAIAPGVLDKDVFHLQTLQHIMKMTRTWDSTMSMIPKGGETIWGGLDWSPEEGFVPSKRKQRYNDIEPLVHNEDGSTKSKIKQPSYGRMISFGQDIADAHSSEIHRIDFRDAVKGSNFVSNTCRDVWTEYHDMGFSGIKAVAEYKAYTAGDVLDLLYFVAPKMMERGSAHFSYGIADNLDDPKYSHYKYWSNPLETKLPNAPEMEIISMYGVGIPTERAYVYRQAPYAECHIPFQIDTSADEEHEDKCLKDGVFTVDGDETVTVLSAGFMGTKGWRGKTRFNPSGIKNYVREYDHAPPANFLEGRGTQSGAHVDIMGNFALIEDIMRVAAGATGDELGGDQVHSDIFAWSERIKLKL, encoded by the exons ATGGATCATATGTCACTCGATAACGAAACTGGTTTAGATCCTCCTGGTGTACGGATCCGAGCTGTTAATGGTCTTGTTGCTGCTGATTACTTTGCTCCGGGATACTTTGTCTGGGCTGTTCTAATTGCTAATCTTGCTCAGATTGGGTATGAGGAGAAAACGATGTATATGGCTGCATATGATTGGAGACTTTCATTCCAAAACACAGAG GTGCGTGACCAGACATTGAGCaggataaaaagtaatatagaATTGATGGTTGCTACAAACGGTGGCAACAAGGCGGTTATTATTCCTCATTCAATGGGTGCCCTATACTTCCTCCATTTTATGAAGTGGGTGGAAGCACCTGCGCCGATGGGTGGAGGGGGTGGACCTAACTGGTGTGCTAAACATATTAAAGCGGTGATGAATATCGGAGGACCGTTTTTAGGTGTTCCAAAAGCCGTTTCTATGCTTTTTTCTGCAGAAGCAAGGGATATTGCCGTTGCCAG GGCAATAGCACCTGGCGTTTTGGATAAGGATGTATTTCACCTTCAAACTTTACAGCACATTATGAAGATGACAAGGACTTGGGATTCGACCATGTCCATGATACCAAAAGGTGGAGAGACTATCTGGGGTGGTCTCGACTGGTCTCCCGAAGAAGGCTTCGTTCCAAGTAAAAGGAAACAGAGATATAATGACATAGAGCCTTTAGTCCATAACGAGGATGGAAGCACcaaatcaaaaataaaacagcCCAGCTATGGAAGAATGATATCATTTGGACAAGATATCGCAGATGCGCATTCTTCTGAGATTCATAGGATCGATTTTCGG GATGCCGTAAAGGGTAGCAATTTCGTGAGTAACACGTGCCGTGATGTGTGGACTGAGTATCATGACATGGGATTTAGTGGTATCAAAGCTGTGGCAGAATACAAAGCTTATACCGCCGGAGATGTATTGGATCTGCTATACTTTGTCGCCCCCAAAATGATGGAACGAGGCAGTGCTCATTTCTCGTATGGTATAGCAGATAATTTGGATGATCCAAAGTATTCACACTACAAATATTGGTCAAATCCACTGGAAACAAA GCTGCCAAATGCCCCCGAGATGGAGATAATCTCTATGTACGGCGTTGGAATCCCGACAGAAAGAGCCTATGTCTATCGGCAGGCTCCATATGCAGAATGCCACATTCCATTTCAAATTGATACATCAGCGGATGAAGAACATGAAGATAAATGCCTAAAAGATGGTGTTTTCACAGTCGATGGAGATGAAACGGTAACTGTTTTAAGTGCAGGATTCATGGGCACAAAAGGGTGGCGCGGGAAAACAAGATTCAATCCTTCGGGAATCAAGAACTATGTTAGGGAGTATGATCATGCCCCTCCTGCCAATTTTCTTGAGGGACGTGGCACTCAGAGCGGCGCCCATGTTGACATAATGGGAAACTTTGCGTTGATCGAGGACATCATGAGGGTTGCTGCTGGTGCCACCGGAGACGAACTGGGGGGCGACCAGGTGCACTCAGATATATTCGCATGGTCTGAGAGAATCAAGTTAAAGCTGTAG
- the LOC142530768 gene encoding phospholipid:diacylglycerol acyltransferase 1-like isoform X1: protein MALLRRRKVPENETTPTTDPDEIKIKHEIKKAKQGNRWSCVDNCCWFIGCICVVWWGLLFSYNMMPSSFPLYVTEAITGPMPDPPGVKLKKEGLRAKHPVVFVPGIVTGGLELWEGHSCSDGLFRKRLWGGSFGEIYKRPLCWMDHMSLDNETGLDPPGVRIRAVNGLVAADYFAPGYFVWAVLIANLAQIGYEEKTMYMAAYDWRLSFQNTEVRDQTLSRIKSNIELMVATNGGNKAVIIPHSMGALYFLHFMKWVEAPAPMGGGGGPNWCAKHIKAVMNIGGPFLGVPKAVSMLFSAEARDIAVARAIAPGVLDKDVFHLQTLQHIMKMTRTWDSTMSMIPKGGETIWGGLDWSPEEGFVPSKRKQRYNDIEPLVHNEDGSTKSKIKQPSYGRMISFGQDIADAHSSEIHRIDFRDAVKGSNFVSNTCRDVWTEYHDMGFSGIKAVAEYKAYTAGDVLDLLYFVAPKMMERGSAHFSYGIADNLDDPKYSHYKYWSNPLETKLPNAPEMEIISMYGVGIPTERAYVYRQAPYAECHIPFQIDTSADEEHEDKCLKDGVFTVDGDETVTVLSAGFMGTKGWRGKTRFNPSGIKNYVREYDHAPPANFLEGRGTQSGAHVDIMGNFALIEDIMRVAAGATGDELGGDQVHSDIFAWSERIKLKL from the exons ATGGCGCTGCTGAGGAGGAGAAAGGTTCCAGAAAATGAAACGACCCCAACAACCGACCCCGATGAGATAAAGATCAAACACGAGATCAAAAAAGCTAAACAAGGGAATAGATGGTCTTGTGTGGATAACTGCTGCTGGTTCATTGGATGCATATGTGTTGTGTGGTGGGGGCTGTTGTTTTCATACAATATGATGCCTTCGTCTTTTCCTCTGTACGTGACAGAGGCGATAACGGGTCCCATGCCTGACCCTCCTGGAGTCAAGTTGAAGAAAGAAGGCTTGCGGGCTAAGCATCCAGTGGTTTTCGTTCCCGGTATTGTGACCGGAGGGCTAGAGCTGTGGGAGGGGCATAGCTGTTCTGATGGGTTGTTTCGAAAAAGGCTGTGGGGTGGGTCGTTTGGAGAGATTTACAAGAG ACCTTTATGTTGGATGGATCATATGTCACTCGATAACGAAACTGGTTTAGATCCTCCTGGTGTACGGATCCGAGCTGTTAATGGTCTTGTTGCTGCTGATTACTTTGCTCCGGGATACTTTGTCTGGGCTGTTCTAATTGCTAATCTTGCTCAGATTGGGTATGAGGAGAAAACGATGTATATGGCTGCATATGATTGGAGACTTTCATTCCAAAACACAGAG GTGCGTGACCAGACATTGAGCaggataaaaagtaatatagaATTGATGGTTGCTACAAACGGTGGCAACAAGGCGGTTATTATTCCTCATTCAATGGGTGCCCTATACTTCCTCCATTTTATGAAGTGGGTGGAAGCACCTGCGCCGATGGGTGGAGGGGGTGGACCTAACTGGTGTGCTAAACATATTAAAGCGGTGATGAATATCGGAGGACCGTTTTTAGGTGTTCCAAAAGCCGTTTCTATGCTTTTTTCTGCAGAAGCAAGGGATATTGCCGTTGCCAG GGCAATAGCACCTGGCGTTTTGGATAAGGATGTATTTCACCTTCAAACTTTACAGCACATTATGAAGATGACAAGGACTTGGGATTCGACCATGTCCATGATACCAAAAGGTGGAGAGACTATCTGGGGTGGTCTCGACTGGTCTCCCGAAGAAGGCTTCGTTCCAAGTAAAAGGAAACAGAGATATAATGACATAGAGCCTTTAGTCCATAACGAGGATGGAAGCACcaaatcaaaaataaaacagcCCAGCTATGGAAGAATGATATCATTTGGACAAGATATCGCAGATGCGCATTCTTCTGAGATTCATAGGATCGATTTTCGG GATGCCGTAAAGGGTAGCAATTTCGTGAGTAACACGTGCCGTGATGTGTGGACTGAGTATCATGACATGGGATTTAGTGGTATCAAAGCTGTGGCAGAATACAAAGCTTATACCGCCGGAGATGTATTGGATCTGCTATACTTTGTCGCCCCCAAAATGATGGAACGAGGCAGTGCTCATTTCTCGTATGGTATAGCAGATAATTTGGATGATCCAAAGTATTCACACTACAAATATTGGTCAAATCCACTGGAAACAAA GCTGCCAAATGCCCCCGAGATGGAGATAATCTCTATGTACGGCGTTGGAATCCCGACAGAAAGAGCCTATGTCTATCGGCAGGCTCCATATGCAGAATGCCACATTCCATTTCAAATTGATACATCAGCGGATGAAGAACATGAAGATAAATGCCTAAAAGATGGTGTTTTCACAGTCGATGGAGATGAAACGGTAACTGTTTTAAGTGCAGGATTCATGGGCACAAAAGGGTGGCGCGGGAAAACAAGATTCAATCCTTCGGGAATCAAGAACTATGTTAGGGAGTATGATCATGCCCCTCCTGCCAATTTTCTTGAGGGACGTGGCACTCAGAGCGGCGCCCATGTTGACATAATGGGAAACTTTGCGTTGATCGAGGACATCATGAGGGTTGCTGCTGGTGCCACCGGAGACGAACTGGGGGGCGACCAGGTGCACTCAGATATATTCGCATGGTCTGAGAGAATCAAGTTAAAGCTGTAG